The following proteins come from a genomic window of Hirundo rustica isolate bHirRus1 unplaced genomic scaffold, bHirRus1.pri.v3 scaffold_540_arrow_ctg1, whole genome shotgun sequence:
- the LOC120748110 gene encoding LOW QUALITY PROTEIN: zona pellucida sperm-binding protein 4-like (The sequence of the model RefSeq protein was modified relative to this genomic sequence to represent the inferred CDS: inserted 2 bases in 1 codon; deleted 2 bases in 1 codon; substituted 2 bases at 2 genomic stop codons) — MGVVGQSMLFWVFLGPLALVLGTHVSVFSDPTLLTCGQKSLQLTLPPGWEGNASFVLTTWDTEGKAHVLQNDSGCGLLVSGNPDGSRKVSVSYAGCYVFEWDHNYLILVGLEGTDAAGQKVLHEETLLRCPVDLPALDAPSSSVCSAVPSHDRLPCTSLPISQRDCEAXGCCYDPRDRVKPCYFGNTVTAHCTPDGQFSIAVSRDVTLPPVALDSVQLADGHSTGCVPVLTNNAFVVYQFPLSACGTTSQMIGDQAIHENELLASRDVKTGSLGSVTRDRIFRLHVRCSYSISGSSIPLSVQVFTLPPLPAVSQPGXLSLELRVATYGSYTSYYTDSDYPVVKTLRDPLYAEVKILWRTDPDLILVLHHCWASPSTNPQQQLQXPILVDGCSYAGDNYQTQLMPPSFTSGLLFPSHYQRFTLYTFTFVDSAFQEKLSGLVYLHCSASVCHRSAKESCITSCIPSQ, encoded by the exons ATGGGTGTTGTAGGGCAGTCTATGCTCTTCTGGGTGTTTCTTGGTCCCCTGGCTTTGGTTTTGGGGACCCACGTCAGTGTTTTTTCTGATCCTACCCTGCTGACTTGTGGCCAAAAAAGCTTACAGCTCACCTTAcctccaggctgggaagggaatgctTCATTTGTGCTGACTACTTGGG ATACTGAAGGGAAGGCGCATGTTCTGCAGAATGACTCTGGCTGTGGGCTCTTGGTATCTGGGAATCCAGATGGCTCCAGGAAAGTATCGGTCTCCTATGCTGGCTGTTATGTCTTTGAGTGG GATCACAATTACCTTATACTGGTTGGGCTTGAAGGAACAGATGCTGCTGGGCAAAAGGTTCTTCATGAAGAGACACTTCTCAGGTGCCCTGTGGACCTTCCTG ccctGGATGCTCCCAGCAGTAGTGTCTGTTCAGCTGTACCCAGCCATGACCGGCTGCCGTGTACCTCCCTGCCCATCAGCCAGCGAGACTGTGAAGCATGAGGCTGCTGCTATGACCCCAGAGACAGGGTGAAGCCTTGCTACTTTGGTAACACAG TGACAGCTCATTGTACACCAGATGGCCAGTTTTCCATTGCTGTTTCTCGAGATGTGACCCTGCCACCTGTTGCCCTGGACTCAGTGCAACTGGCCGATGGACACAGTactggctgtgtccctgtcctgacAAACAATGCCTTTGTTGTGTACCAGTTTCCACTCTCTGCCTGTGGCACTACTTCTCAG ATGATTGGAGACCAGGCCATACATGAAAACGAGTTGCTGGCAAGCAGGGATGTGAAGACTGGGAGCCTTGGCTCTGTCACTAGGGATAGAATTTTCAG GTTACATGTCCGATGTAGTTATTCCATCAGTGGGAGCTCCATTCCCTTGAGTGTTCAGGTTTTCACACTGCCACCactccctgctgtgtcccagccaGG CCTCTCTTTGGAGCTGCGTGTTGCCACAT ATGGAAGCTATACTTCCTACTATACGGACAGTGACTATCCTGTTGTGAAGACT TTGAGAGATCCTCTTTATGCTGAAGTCAAGATCCTTTGGAGAACAGACCCAGACCTGATTTTAGTTCTACACCACTGCTGGGCCTCACCAAGCACCAATCCCCAGCAACAGCTGCAGTAGCCAATTTTGGTGGATGG GTGCTCTTATGCAGGGGACAACTACCAGACACAGCTGATGCCTCCGAGTTTCACCTCAGGACTACTGTTCCCCTCTCATTACCAGCGTTTCACCCTCTACACATTCACCTTTGTGGACTCCGCTTTCCAAGAGAAACTCTCTGGGCTG